One window of the Methylovirgula sp. HY1 genome contains the following:
- a CDS encoding DUF1491 family protein, with the protein MRLRSDFWVAAYLRRCGVEGVAAALRRRGAAEAGAILVKIDRLDGTGALFGPAPQSQVDRDERLFARLHSGVWIDAGAAESRLQREIGFDSDLWIVEVEDRLGRNFLDLAP; encoded by the coding sequence ATGCGGCTGCGGAGCGATTTTTGGGTGGCGGCCTATTTGCGCCGTTGTGGTGTCGAGGGGGTGGCGGCTGCTTTGCGTCGGCGTGGCGCCGCCGAAGCCGGCGCAATTCTCGTGAAGATCGACCGGCTCGATGGCACGGGCGCGCTGTTTGGCCCGGCACCGCAAAGCCAAGTCGATCGCGACGAACGTCTCTTTGCGCGGCTTCATAGCGGCGTGTGGATCGATGCGGGCGCGGCGGAAAGCCGGCTGCAACGCGAAATCGGCTTTGATTCCGACTTATGGATCGTCGAAGTCGAAGACCGGCTCGGCCG
- a CDS encoding M20/M25/M40 family metallo-hydrolase yields MAALDAVLTRIDSNLDQALDRLFALIAIPSISTDPTYAADCRRAAEWLVGELQSLGFDTALRPTEGHPMVVAKARTGRQGAPHLLFYGHYDVQPPDPLDLWETPPFAPRMADMPTGKQIIGRGVADDKGQLMTFVEACRAYKETAGALPCDVTILLEGEEESGSASLPAFLAANRDELAADLVLVCDTGMWDRETPAITTMLRGLVLEEVVIHAADRDLHSGMFGGAAVNPIHVLAKIIADLHDETHRITLPGFYDGVAELPPEIAEQWRHLPQEGHDFLGDVGLSEPAGEKGRSLQEMLWARPTCDVNGIIGGYTGKGSKTVLPAQASAKFSFRLVGQQDPEKIAASFRSFVHARLPADCHVEFISHGASPAHQLPFSSEALTRAVAALRAEWNTEPVLAGCGGSIPIVGAFKQDLGMDALMIGFGLDDDRIHSPNEKYELSSFHKGARSWARVLAALAG; encoded by the coding sequence ATGGCCGCGCTCGACGCCGTTCTGACGCGCATCGATTCCAATCTCGATCAGGCGCTCGACCGCCTCTTTGCCCTGATCGCCATTCCTTCGATCTCGACCGATCCCACCTATGCGGCGGATTGCCGGCGTGCCGCCGAATGGCTCGTCGGCGAGCTGCAATCGCTCGGCTTCGATACGGCGCTGCGGCCGACCGAAGGCCATCCCATGGTGGTCGCAAAGGCCCGCACGGGCCGACAAGGCGCGCCGCATCTGCTCTTCTATGGGCATTATGACGTGCAGCCGCCGGACCCGCTCGATCTCTGGGAGACGCCGCCCTTTGCGCCGCGCATGGCCGACATGCCAACCGGCAAGCAGATCATCGGCCGCGGCGTCGCCGACGACAAGGGCCAGTTGATGACCTTCGTCGAAGCCTGCCGCGCCTATAAGGAGACGGCGGGCGCCCTGCCCTGCGACGTCACCATTCTGCTCGAAGGCGAGGAAGAATCCGGCTCAGCCTCGCTGCCGGCCTTTCTCGCCGCCAATAGGGACGAACTCGCGGCCGATCTCGTTCTCGTCTGCGACACCGGCATGTGGGACCGCGAGACTCCCGCCATCACCACGATGCTGCGCGGCCTGGTGCTCGAAGAAGTCGTGATCCATGCCGCCGATCGCGATCTCCATTCGGGCATGTTCGGCGGCGCGGCGGTCAATCCGATTCATGTGCTCGCCAAGATCATCGCCGACCTGCATGACGAGACCCATCGCATCACTCTCCCCGGCTTCTATGACGGCGTCGCCGAATTGCCGCCGGAGATCGCCGAGCAATGGCGGCATTTGCCGCAAGAGGGCCACGACTTTCTCGGTGATGTCGGCCTCTCGGAGCCGGCCGGCGAAAAAGGCCGCAGCCTCCAGGAAATGCTTTGGGCGCGGCCGACCTGCGATGTGAATGGCATTATCGGCGGCTATACGGGCAAAGGCTCGAAGACGGTGCTGCCCGCGCAAGCCTCCGCCAAATTCTCCTTCCGCCTCGTCGGACAACAAGATCCCGAAAAGATCGCCGCGAGCTTTCGCAGCTTCGTGCATGCGCGCCTGCCCGCCGATTGCCATGTCGAATTTATTTCGCATGGCGCCTCGCCGGCACATCAATTGCCGTTTAGTTCGGAAGCATTGACGCGCGCGGTCGCGGCTTTGCGCGCCGAATGGAACACCGAGCCTGTGCTCGCCGGCTGCGGCGGCTCGATCCCGATCGTCGGCGCCTTCAAACAGGATCTCGGCATGGATGCTTTGATGATCGGCTTCGGCCTCGACGACGACCGCATTCACTCGCCAAACGAGAAATATGAGCTGAGTTCGTTCCATAAGGGCGCGCGGAGCTGGGCGCGGGTGCTTGCGGCGCTGGCGGGGTGA
- a CDS encoding AbrB/MazE/SpoVT family DNA-binding domain-containing protein, with amino-acid sequence MRVSKWGNRLAIRLSKSLVEKLGLKPGDELTVAAASKQCLEVEKDARRRHALDAIAKLNWKLPEDYKFDRDEANAR; translated from the coding sequence ATGCGCGTTTCCAAATGGGGCAATAGGCTCGCCATCCGCTTGTCGAAAAGCCTGGTCGAAAAACTCGGCCTCAAGCCCGGCGACGAACTCACTGTTGCGGCGGCCTCGAAGCAGTGTCTCGAGGTCGAAAAAGACGCCCGCCGTAGGCATGCGCTCGACGCGATCGCAAAGCTGAATTGGAAACTGCCCGAAGATTATAAATTCGACCGCGACGAAGCGAACGCGCGGTGA
- a CDS encoding superoxide dismutase, which yields MKLVLPDLPFAYDALKPYFSQETFEYHHDKHHKAYVDTANKLLEGNSLDGQPLETIVKSAYGKNTALFNNAAQHYNHSEYWHSLKPKGGGAIPGTLEKALIESFGSVAKAKEDLIQAGVGQFGSGWAWLALKDGKIVVMATANAENPLVHGATPILTVDLWEHTYYIDYRNRRRDYLEAFVEHMVNWEYAEQRCLAAMKQAA from the coding sequence ATGAAACTTGTGCTCCCCGATCTTCCCTTCGCTTATGATGCGCTCAAGCCTTATTTTTCGCAGGAAACGTTTGAGTATCATCACGACAAGCACCATAAGGCCTACGTCGACACGGCCAATAAGCTGCTTGAGGGCAACAGCCTGGACGGACAGCCCTTGGAGACGATCGTCAAAAGCGCCTATGGCAAGAACACGGCGCTCTTCAACAATGCCGCGCAACATTACAACCATTCCGAATATTGGCATTCGCTGAAACCGAAAGGTGGCGGCGCGATACCTGGCACGCTCGAAAAAGCCCTCATCGAGTCTTTCGGTTCAGTGGCTAAAGCCAAGGAAGACCTCATTCAGGCCGGTGTCGGTCAATTTGGGTCCGGCTGGGCATGGCTGGCTCTCAAGGACGGCAAAATCGTCGTCATGGCGACCGCCAATGCGGAGAATCCGCTGGTGCATGGTGCGACGCCGATCTTGACCGTGGATCTGTGGGAGCACACCTATTACATCGACTATCGCAATCGTCGCCGCGATTATCTCGAAGCTTTTGTCGAGCATATGGTCAATTGGGAATATGCCGAGCAACGCTGCCTCGCGGCAATGAAGCAGGCCGCGTAG
- a CDS encoding formate--tetrahydrofolate ligase, with amino-acid sequence MSTDIEIARAATLEPITAIAERAGIPADAIQPYGTKIAKVDLDFLAKTHEAAKSKPKSKLILVTAINPTAAGEGKTTTSVGLADALRVIGKKSIVALREPSLGPCFGMKGGAAGGGYSQVVPMEAINLHFTGDFHAISSAHNLLAAMTDNHLYWGNQLNLDSRRIAFRRVVDMNDRALRQIVVALGGAANGFPRESGFDITVASEVMAIFCLARNLDDLQDRLAKIVVGLNNDKKPVTAGDLQAHGAMTVLLKDALMPNLVQTLEGTPAFIHGGPFANIAHGCNSVIATSAALDLADYVVTEAGFGADLGAEKFFDIKCRKAGLAPSAAVVVATLRAIKSQGGVAKPDLGKENHAAVKAGLANLGRHIGNLRKFGVPVVVAINHFNGDNQGELDLIAKTCRDEFGADVALCKHWAQGGKGAVELAEKVVALAESGSAKFQTLYPDELPLTDKMRKIATEIYGAADISIESSAKKQIADIEAMGFGNLPICVAKTQYSFSTDPTKLGAPSGFTVPIRDVRLSAGAGFVVMITGEIMTMPGLPKKPAAEAIKLDEKGQIEGLF; translated from the coding sequence ATGTCGACCGATATCGAGATTGCACGTGCCGCCACGCTTGAACCGATCACGGCGATCGCCGAGCGCGCCGGCATTCCGGCCGATGCGATCCAGCCCTATGGCACCAAAATCGCCAAGGTCGATCTCGATTTTCTCGCCAAGACGCATGAGGCAGCGAAATCGAAGCCGAAGAGCAAGCTGATCCTCGTCACCGCCATCAATCCCACGGCCGCCGGCGAAGGCAAGACGACAACGTCCGTCGGCCTCGCCGACGCGCTCCGGGTCATCGGCAAGAAGTCGATCGTCGCTCTGCGCGAGCCCTCGCTCGGTCCCTGTTTCGGCATGAAGGGCGGCGCTGCCGGCGGCGGCTATTCCCAGGTCGTTCCGATGGAGGCGATCAACCTTCATTTCACCGGCGATTTTCACGCGATCTCTTCCGCGCATAATCTGCTCGCCGCGATGACCGACAATCATCTCTACTGGGGCAATCAGCTCAACCTCGATTCACGCCGGATCGCCTTCCGCCGCGTCGTCGATATGAACGACCGCGCTTTGCGTCAGATCGTCGTGGCTTTAGGCGGTGCCGCCAATGGATTCCCGCGCGAAAGCGGCTTCGACATTACGGTCGCATCCGAGGTCATGGCGATCTTCTGTCTCGCCCGCAATCTCGACGACCTGCAGGACCGCCTCGCCAAGATCGTCGTCGGCTTGAACAACGACAAGAAGCCGGTGACCGCGGGAGATCTGCAGGCGCATGGCGCGATGACCGTGCTGCTCAAGGACGCGCTGATGCCAAATCTGGTGCAGACGCTCGAGGGCACGCCGGCCTTCATCCATGGCGGTCCCTTCGCCAATATCGCGCATGGCTGCAATTCCGTGATCGCCACCAGCGCGGCGCTCGATCTCGCCGACTATGTGGTGACAGAAGCCGGCTTCGGCGCCGATCTCGGGGCCGAAAAATTCTTCGACATCAAATGCCGCAAAGCCGGACTCGCGCCCTCCGCCGCCGTGGTCGTGGCCACGCTGCGGGCGATCAAATCGCAAGGCGGCGTGGCAAAGCCAGACCTCGGCAAGGAGAACCATGCCGCGGTCAAGGCCGGCCTCGCCAATCTTGGGCGGCATATCGGCAATTTGCGGAAGTTCGGCGTGCCCGTGGTCGTGGCGATCAATCACTTCAACGGCGACAACCAGGGCGAACTGGATCTTATCGCCAAGACCTGCCGCGATGAGTTCGGCGCCGATGTCGCACTCTGCAAACATTGGGCGCAAGGCGGCAAGGGCGCGGTCGAGCTCGCGGAAAAAGTCGTCGCCCTCGCCGAGTCGGGCAGCGCCAAGTTCCAGACGCTCTATCCCGACGAATTGCCGCTGACGGACAAGATGCGCAAGATCGCGACGGAGATTTATGGCGCCGCCGATATTTCGATCGAAAGCAGCGCGAAGAAACAGATCGCCGACATCGAGGCCATGGGCTTCGGCAATTTGCCGATTTGCGTCGCCAAGACGCAATATTCCTTCTCGACCGATCCGACCAAACTCGGCGCGCCGTCGGGCTTTACCGTGCCGATCCGCGACGTGCGGCTCTCCGCCGGCGCAGGCTTCGTCGTGATGATCACCGGCGAGATCATGACCATGCCGGGCCTGCCGAAGAAGCCGGCCGCGGAAGCGATCAAGCTCGACGAGAAGGGCCAAATCGAAGGCCTCTTCTAA
- a CDS encoding methyl-accepting chemotaxis protein: MVSQDNQSAAFLHKTSFRHSILAASLAAIALAFAAIVLIAALYNYEKSIQHLKQSVDLSTDMVTQSLAALLGRGDRETAEKRLATLRVDPNFRTALIADPGRHVIAVIARKSKNNRETAQFVHMFKASDTGQKANSKSLADNMLQVREALYSSHPDRHLVGFFAAQYTLTKVKTRARQEFVDSIIGVLASVGLLGVILHVTLSRVTSPLEQLVQNVLKIADGDRVSTVPSQTRSDEIGALARAIQFFQESLAEREALQVEKEVTQYRADARRRRLDTLLAQFRLAVADNLGQVAVEGDAMTFAATSLASIATAASRQAHDAARAITESSSNIRTVARASEELSSSIGEIERQVTNTRRVVTGAARTTAKTYAATDALAAKAEEIAEIIGLIQAIAEQTNMLALNATIEAVRAGEAGRGFAVVAQEVKTLANQTTKASQHIADHAFAIREMTNNVTEAVASIAATMAEAQSSIEIITVAVQQQSNAATEISRSVDETAIGTEIAAASVNRVATGAAETDQSADKLHHAAGNLAIQAKRLSETVDGFLRNVGTL, encoded by the coding sequence ATGGTCTCCCAAGATAACCAATCGGCTGCATTTCTCCATAAGACATCGTTCAGACATTCGATTCTGGCGGCGTCGCTTGCCGCCATCGCCCTGGCCTTCGCCGCGATTGTCTTGATCGCGGCCCTCTACAATTACGAAAAGAGCATTCAACATCTGAAACAAAGCGTCGATCTGTCCACCGACATGGTCACGCAGTCGCTCGCCGCATTGCTCGGCCGCGGAGATCGCGAGACCGCGGAGAAACGCCTCGCCACCTTACGCGTCGACCCGAATTTTCGGACCGCACTGATCGCCGATCCCGGCCGCCATGTGATCGCCGTGATCGCTCGGAAATCAAAAAACAACCGGGAAACAGCGCAATTCGTACATATGTTCAAAGCATCTGACACAGGCCAGAAAGCGAACTCCAAATCTCTCGCCGACAATATGCTGCAGGTCCGCGAAGCACTCTACAGCTCGCATCCGGATCGACATCTCGTCGGCTTCTTCGCGGCGCAATATACGCTCACGAAAGTAAAGACCAGAGCCCGACAGGAATTCGTCGATTCCATCATTGGCGTCCTGGCGAGTGTCGGCCTCCTTGGCGTCATTCTACATGTTACCCTCAGCCGCGTAACATCGCCTCTCGAACAGCTTGTCCAGAATGTTCTCAAAATTGCCGATGGCGATCGCGTGAGCACCGTCCCGAGCCAAACCCGCAGCGACGAAATCGGCGCTTTGGCGCGCGCGATCCAATTCTTCCAGGAAAGCCTCGCCGAGCGGGAGGCCTTGCAGGTCGAAAAGGAGGTCACACAATACCGCGCCGACGCGCGACGCCGCCGCCTCGATACGCTGCTCGCTCAATTCCGCCTCGCGGTCGCCGACAATCTGGGACAAGTTGCGGTTGAAGGCGACGCGATGACATTCGCGGCTACGAGTCTCGCCAGCATCGCGACCGCGGCCAGTCGACAAGCACATGATGCCGCCCGGGCGATCACCGAATCCTCGTCCAATATCCGCACCGTCGCGCGCGCTTCGGAAGAATTGTCGTCATCGATCGGCGAGATCGAACGGCAGGTCACAAATACCCGGCGTGTCGTCACCGGCGCCGCCCGAACGACCGCGAAGACCTATGCCGCAACAGATGCGCTCGCCGCCAAAGCCGAGGAGATCGCTGAAATCATCGGCCTTATCCAGGCGATCGCCGAGCAGACCAATATGCTCGCGCTCAATGCGACGATCGAAGCGGTCAGAGCGGGTGAAGCGGGACGCGGCTTCGCCGTCGTCGCTCAGGAAGTCAAGACTCTGGCGAACCAGACAACGAAGGCGTCGCAACATATTGCCGACCATGCCTTCGCCATTCGGGAGATGACCAACAATGTGACTGAAGCCGTCGCCTCGATCGCGGCGACCATGGCCGAAGCGCAAAGCTCGATCGAGATCATCACCGTCGCCGTCCAGCAGCAATCCAATGCCGCGACGGAAATCTCACGTAGCGTCGACGAAACCGCCATCGGCACCGAGATAGCCGCCGCCAGTGTCAATCGTGTCGCCACTGGCGCCGCTGAGACCGACCAATCGGCCGATAAGCTTCACCACGCGGCAGGCAATCTCGCGATTCAGGCCAAACGGCTCAGCGAAACGGTCGACGGTTTCCTTCGAAACGTCGGCACGCTCTGA
- the aqpZ gene encoding aquaporin Z has translation MPKRMAAEFFGTFWLTFGGCGSAVLAAAFPGLGIGFAGVALAFGLTVLTMAYAVGGISGGHFNPAVTFGLWAGRRIPARYILPYVVAQVVGAIAAAAMLYLIASGKPGFEVGGFASNGYGALSPGHYSLGACLTMEVLATFFFVLIIMGSTAPTAPGGFAPIAIGLALTLIHLISIPVTNTSVNPARSTGPALFAGAAYIHQLWLFWLAPIGGGILGGLVARMLGDEAASRDRPGIATTPAPQR, from the coding sequence ATGCCCAAGCGTATGGCCGCGGAATTCTTCGGTACTTTCTGGTTGACCTTCGGCGGGTGCGGTAGCGCCGTGCTGGCGGCGGCTTTTCCGGGGCTTGGCATCGGCTTCGCCGGGGTAGCGCTCGCCTTCGGGCTCACCGTGTTGACGATGGCCTATGCGGTCGGCGGCATTTCGGGCGGTCATTTCAATCCCGCCGTCACGTTCGGGCTCTGGGCCGGGCGACGCATTCCAGCGCGCTATATCCTCCCCTATGTCGTGGCCCAGGTCGTCGGCGCGATCGCCGCCGCGGCTATGCTTTATCTGATCGCAAGCGGCAAGCCCGGCTTCGAGGTCGGCGGCTTTGCCTCCAATGGTTATGGCGCTCTCAGCCCAGGACATTATAGCTTGGGCGCCTGCCTCACGATGGAGGTTCTGGCGACATTTTTCTTCGTGCTGATCATCATGGGCTCGACCGCGCCGACCGCGCCCGGCGGTTTCGCACCCATCGCGATCGGCCTTGCGCTGACGCTGATCCATCTCATCTCGATTCCGGTCACCAATACATCGGTCAATCCGGCCCGCAGCACCGGCCCCGCGCTGTTTGCGGGGGCTGCCTATATCCATCAACTGTGGCTGTTCTGGCTGGCGCCGATCGGCGGCGGCATTCTCGGTGGTCTCGTCGCCCGGATGCTCGGCGACGAAGCCGCATCGCGTGACAGGCCGGGCATCGCGACCACACCTGCGCCGCAGCGATGA
- the murJ gene encoding murein biosynthesis integral membrane protein MurJ yields MYKNLFSVAAFTLLSRLTGFFRDIMLGAVLGAGGLADAFYVAFRLPNHFRAIFGEGAFNAAYVPCYSQVLETQGERAGRWFTSQIFTLLLFSQLVFLGLALIFTPQLIDLLAPGFRADPAKFGEAVTLTRITFPYLLFITLVTLQSGTLNARGHFAAAAFASVLLNLVMILCLALAFVFPNAAVAAAVGVTLSGICQFALTYLALRRDGLNEHLVRLEWSKEIRHFFLVLGPAVIGSAGVQLALFADTIIASMLPTGGLSSIYYADRIYQLPIGIIGVAAGTVLLPEMSRRIASGDHGGALHAQNRTMALSIALAAPFFVAFIMIPDVIMRGVFLRGAFTETAAIASANVLTAYGFGLIAIVLIRSIVPSFQAIGDTRTPMLISLFAVAVNIGLKVLLFKSMGAAGLAAATAVGAWINLVLLFLFALWRNLFWPDELLAKCAASASIAAFALALFALFVTWPAASFAASIGHFENVVELICLFAGGGLVYAVVLGIGLFVSGIRFRRVPELS; encoded by the coding sequence ATGTATAAAAATCTTTTTTCGGTAGCGGCATTTACACTTCTATCGCGGCTGACGGGTTTTTTCCGTGATATCATGCTCGGCGCCGTGCTCGGCGCCGGCGGTCTCGCCGATGCCTTTTACGTCGCCTTCCGTTTGCCGAACCATTTCCGCGCGATCTTTGGGGAAGGTGCATTCAACGCCGCCTATGTGCCTTGCTATTCGCAGGTTCTCGAAACCCAAGGCGAGCGGGCCGGACGTTGGTTCACGAGCCAGATTTTCACTCTATTGCTGTTCAGCCAGCTCGTCTTCCTGGGCTTGGCGCTCATCTTTACGCCGCAGCTCATCGATCTTCTGGCGCCGGGATTTCGCGCCGATCCGGCGAAATTTGGCGAAGCGGTTACGCTGACGCGGATCACTTTTCCTTATCTTCTCTTCATCACCCTGGTGACCCTGCAATCGGGCACATTGAACGCGCGTGGGCATTTCGCTGCCGCGGCCTTCGCGTCCGTATTGCTCAATCTGGTGATGATCCTCTGTCTCGCGTTGGCCTTTGTGTTTCCCAATGCGGCGGTCGCCGCGGCGGTCGGCGTCACGCTCTCCGGCATTTGCCAGTTCGCATTGACTTATTTGGCTCTGCGCCGCGACGGATTAAACGAGCATCTAGTCCGGCTCGAATGGAGCAAGGAGATCCGGCATTTCTTCCTCGTGCTCGGACCGGCGGTCATCGGCTCAGCCGGCGTGCAGCTGGCGCTTTTCGCCGATACGATCATCGCGTCCATGTTGCCGACCGGTGGTTTGTCTTCGATCTATTATGCGGACCGGATCTATCAGCTTCCGATCGGCATCATCGGCGTCGCGGCGGGCACGGTGCTTTTGCCGGAAATGAGCCGGCGCATAGCCTCTGGAGATCACGGCGGCGCGCTGCACGCGCAAAACCGCACCATGGCTTTGTCGATCGCACTCGCGGCACCTTTTTTCGTCGCCTTCATCATGATTCCGGATGTCATCATGCGCGGCGTTTTTTTGCGCGGGGCGTTTACGGAGACGGCGGCGATCGCTTCGGCGAATGTGCTGACGGCCTACGGGTTCGGCCTTATCGCGATCGTGCTGATCCGTTCGATTGTTCCGAGTTTTCAGGCGATCGGCGATACGCGCACGCCAATGCTGATTTCGCTCTTCGCCGTCGCTGTCAATATCGGCTTGAAAGTTCTGCTGTTCAAAAGCATGGGTGCAGCGGGGCTCGCCGCCGCAACGGCGGTCGGCGCCTGGATCAATCTTGTTCTTCTGTTTTTATTCGCTTTGTGGCGCAATCTCTTTTGGCCGGATGAACTCCTGGCCAAATGCGCGGCTTCCGCTTCGATCGCGGCATTTGCACTGGCGCTGTTCGCGCTGTTCGTCACTTGGCCCGCGGCCTCGTTCGCGGCGAGCATCGGCCATTTCGAAAATGTCGTCGAACTCATCTGCCTTTTTGCCGGCGGTGGGCTCGTTTATGCGGTGGTGCTCGGCATCGGTCTCTTTGTTTCGGGCATCAGATTTCGGCGCGTGCCGGAGCTGTCCTGA